A genomic region of bacterium contains the following coding sequences:
- a CDS encoding DEAD/DEAH box helicase family protein produces the protein MSAPILVDSLIRIPVRDLAPRTRELLEKALSYPNPAYQQAKARGKQTPREKVDGVWQLVPKCLDGFHVDERGRWCAPRGAVGLLREHLQPWPGVEDRRGRAPLAPSTLPALRTQLRPYQLAAKEAMVAKTQGVVVIPAGGGKTMAAMAALVEIRQRTLVLVHTLDLKEQWEEELEEHLGVVPGKAAPIQVATVQTLTRMPTEALGRHLAGFGCLILDEGHHAPASTFDRVVAACPAAWRLALTATPEREDGLTPKLLHTFGPILH, from the coding sequence ATGAGCGCGCCCATCCTGGTGGACAGCCTGATCCGGATTCCAGTGCGGGACCTTGCGCCCCGCACGCGCGAACTGCTGGAGAAAGCGCTGTCCTACCCGAACCCCGCCTATCAGCAAGCCAAGGCCCGGGGCAAGCAGACCCCGCGCGAGAAGGTGGACGGCGTCTGGCAGCTGGTCCCCAAGTGCCTGGATGGCTTCCACGTGGACGAGCGGGGCCGGTGGTGCGCGCCGCGGGGGGCGGTGGGCCTTCTGCGAGAGCACCTGCAACCTTGGCCGGGCGTGGAGGACCGGCGCGGCCGGGCCCCCCTGGCGCCCAGCACGCTGCCCGCCCTGCGCACCCAGCTGCGGCCCTACCAGTTGGCGGCCAAGGAGGCCATGGTCGCCAAGACCCAGGGCGTGGTGGTGATCCCCGCAGGCGGCGGGAAGACCATGGCCGCCATGGCTGCGCTGGTGGAGATCAGGCAGCGCACGTTGGTCCTGGTCCACACGCTGGACCTGAAGGAGCAGTGGGAGGAGGAGCTGGAGGAGCACCTGGGCGTGGTGCCGGGGAAGGCCGCGCCCATCCAGGTGGCCACCGTCCAGACCCTGACCAGGATGCCGACAGAGGCCCTGGGCCGGCACCTGGCTGGGTTCGGTTGCCTCATCCTGGACGAGGGGCATCATGCGCCGGCCAGCACCTTCGACCGGGTGGTGGCCGCCTGCCCGGCCGCTTGGCGCTTGGCGCTGACCGCCACGCCCGAGCGCGAGGATGGGCTGACGCCCAAGCTCCTGCACACCTTTGGCCCCATCCTGCACGA